One stretch of Arachis duranensis cultivar V14167 chromosome 1, aradu.V14167.gnm2.J7QH, whole genome shotgun sequence DNA includes these proteins:
- the LOC107463001 gene encoding cytochrome P450 71D9, which yields MAIFSSLPTMDSPIPAISFTSMIISLLLFMIMAYKIIMMKNPNNKSLKLPPGPNKLPIIGNIHNLFGSPLPHHTLRDLSTKYGPLMHLKLGEVSTIVVSSPEYAKEFLKTHDLNFSSRTPILASKIMSYGSKGLSFSPYGDYYRHLRKICVLELLSSKRVQSFQPIRVEELNNLIKLIASKEGSPINLSKQVFSTISTIASRSAYGTKCRYHKEFISVVREATLISGGFEIGDLYPSITWLQYVSGLKPKLEKLHREADQIMQNIFSDHREMKASQEQSDDVEANEYLLDVLLKFQDSNNQQEFQLTDDSIKAVILDIFAAGTETSATTVLWAMAEMIKNPLIMKKAQAEVREVLDKEGISGIEKLKYLKSVVKETLRLHPPGAFLLPRECGQDCEINGYHIPSKSKVIINAWAIGRDPNHWVEAERFNPERFMNSTIDYIGNNLELIPFGAGRRMCPGITFGVASTESTLAMLLYHFDWKLPNGMKIQELDMSEIFGVAVMRKENLCLVPITSRPIRN from the exons ATGGccattttctcttctcttccaaCAATGGATTCTCCAATCCCTGCTATTAGCTTTACATCAATGATTATCTCCCTTCTCCTTTTCATGATCATGGCatacaaaataataatgatgaaaaaCCCTAACAATAAATCCCTCAAGTTACCACCAGGGCCAAACAAGCTACCAATAATTGGAAACATACACAACCTTTTTGGCTCACCACTTCCCCACCATACATTGAGAGATTTATCCACAAAATATGGACCCTTGATGCATCTTAAGCTAGGTGAAGTTTCAACTATAGTGGTATCTTCACCTGAATATGCCAAGGAGTTCTTGAAAACCCATGACCTAAATTTTTCATCAAGAACTCCTATTCTAGCTTCAAAGATAATGTCCTATGGTTCTAAGGGTTTATCTTTTTCACCATATGGTGATTATTATAGACATTTAAGAAAGATTTGTGTGTTGGAGCTTTTAAGCTCTAAACGTGTCCAATCTTTCCAACCAATCAGAGTTGAAGAACTCAACAATCTCATCAAATTGATTGCTTCAAAAGAAGGGTCGCCTATCAATCTTTCCAAACAAGTGTTCTCAACAATATCTACTATTGCTTCAAGGTCTGCTTATGGCACCAAGTGCAG GTACCACAAGGAATTCATATCAGTTGTTAGAGAAGCTACATTGATTTCAGGAGGTTTTGAGATTGGAGATTTGTACCCTTCTATTACATGGCTTCAATATGTCTCTGGATTGAAGCCCAAGCTTGAGAAATTGCACCGAGAAGCTGATCAAATAATGCAAAACATTTTCAGTGACCATAGAGAGATGAAAGCATCACAAGAACAGAGTGATGATGTAGAAGCAAATGAGTACCTCTTAGATGTGCTCTTGAAATTCCAGGATAGTAATAATCAGCAAGAGTTTCAATTAACAGATGATAGTATCAAGGCTGTGATATTG GACATTTTTGCAGCCGGAACAGAGACATCAGCTACAACCGTATTGTGGGCAATGGCAGAGATGATTAAGAATCCATTGATAATGAAGAAGGCACAAGCTGAAGTAAGAGAAGTACTTGACAAAGAAGGAATAAGTGGCATTGAAAAactaaaatacttgaaatcagtTGTGAAAGAGACACTGAGATTGCACCCTCCTGGTGCATTTTTACTTCCAAGAGAATGTGGACAAGATTGCGAGATCAATGGATATCACATACCTTCCAAAAGCAAAGTAATAATCAATGCTTGGGCGATTGGGAGAGACCCAAATCATTGGGTTGAGGCTGAAAGGTTCAACCCTGAAAGGTTCATGAATAGCACTATTGATTACATAGGAAACAACTTGGAACTCATTCCTTTTGGTGCTGGAAGAAGAATGTGCCCAGGAATCACGTTTGGGGTGGCGAGCACTGAGTCTACACTTGCAATGTTGTTGTATCATTTTGATTGGAAGCTTCCCAATGGAATGAAGATTCAGGAGTTGGATATGTCGGAAATTTTTGGAGTGGCAGTAATGAGAAAAGAAAATCTATGCCTTGTTCCCATTACTTCTCGTCCTATACGCAACTGA